A genomic window from Helicobacter pylori includes:
- a CDS encoding RelA/SpoT family protein, translating into MNEIDKSVDIGFLRILDVIKKVKTPKGGIEVLRTLIDFTPKIENALTLATKSHKGQYRKSGEPYIVHPICVASLVAFCGGDEAMVCSALLHDVVEDTPCKIETIEQEFGQDVANLVDALTKITEIRKEELGVSSQDPRMVVSALTFRKILISAIQDPRALVVKISDRLHNMLTLDALPHDKQVRISKETLAVYAPIASRLGMSSIKNELEDKSFYYIYPEEYKNIKEYLHKNKQSLLLKLNAFASKLEKKLFESGFSHSDFKLVTRVKRPYSIYLKMQRKGAVNIDEILDLLAIRILLKNPIDCYKVLGIIHLNFKPIVSRFKDYIALPKENGYKTIHTTIFDESSIYEVQIRTFDMHMGAEYGDSAHWKYKAGGVDNEDHHGGMRWLQNFKYHDSDLKNDPKEFYELAKNDLYREDIVVFSPHGDTYTLPVGAIVLDFAYMVHSDLGDKAANAYVNNKEALLNQELRSGDVVKIVKGDKVTPRFIWMDQLKTSKAKNHLRIQRRNRLKEIDTKSMINILATFFGRPVFENVDLKDYKNFEEKLMDYGVETTLTEAMKSFENLSKLTEEIENKVFSLKEEAILEYQEMSLWTRGLRYLGFKTNVLNFLTPNRQWQCKELEHFSVCSSNALEIKQVLLNDCCYPKYGDEIIAIVTDLKDPKVVAHHKFCKKAMVEVDAKVPMVYIEWHKRDRTIYKMMFYLGEKKSVLAGLLTFLNRNECNIVGVSYLGYKDKYSSHCEVSFEVATDKSDWIRALINRKYQDRIVELSSLGDAYEL; encoded by the coding sequence ATGAACGAAATTGACAAATCCGTTGATATCGGATTCTTACGGATTTTGGATGTTATTAAAAAAGTTAAAACCCCAAAGGGTGGCATTGAAGTCTTAAGGACTTTAATTGATTTCACGCCCAAAATTGAAAACGCCCTAACTTTGGCGACCAAAAGCCATAAGGGGCAATACCGAAAAAGCGGCGAGCCTTATATTGTCCATCCCATTTGTGTGGCAAGCCTAGTGGCTTTTTGTGGAGGCGATGAAGCGATGGTATGCTCCGCGCTCTTGCATGATGTGGTAGAAGACACGCCTTGCAAGATTGAAACCATTGAACAAGAATTCGGGCAAGATGTGGCTAATTTAGTGGATGCACTCACCAAAATCACTGAAATCAGGAAAGAAGAGCTTGGGGTGAGCTCTCAAGATCCTAGAATGGTGGTCTCTGCACTCACTTTTAGAAAGATTCTCATCAGTGCGATACAAGATCCAAGAGCCTTAGTGGTAAAAATCAGCGACAGGTTGCACAACATGCTCACTTTAGACGCTTTGCCCCATGACAAGCAGGTGCGTATTTCTAAAGAGACTCTAGCGGTGTATGCCCCCATAGCGAGCCGATTGGGCATGTCTTCCATTAAAAATGAATTAGAAGATAAGAGCTTTTATTATATTTATCCGGAAGAATACAAAAATATCAAGGAATATTTGCACAAAAACAAGCAGTCTTTACTCTTAAAACTCAACGCTTTTGCGAGCAAATTAGAAAAAAAACTTTTTGAAAGCGGGTTTAGCCATTCGGATTTCAAACTCGTTACAAGGGTGAAACGCCCTTATTCTATCTATCTTAAGATGCAACGAAAGGGTGCGGTCAATATTGATGAAATTTTGGACTTGTTAGCGATTCGGATCTTATTGAAAAACCCCATTGATTGCTACAAGGTTTTAGGGATTATCCATTTGAATTTCAAGCCCATTGTTTCTCGTTTCAAAGATTACATCGCTTTGCCCAAAGAAAATGGCTATAAAACGATACACACGACCATTTTTGATGAATCTTCTATCTATGAAGTGCAAATCCGCACCTTTGATATGCACATGGGAGCGGAGTATGGCGATTCAGCCCACTGGAAATATAAAGCTGGGGGCGTGGATAATGAAGATCATCATGGGGGCATGAGGTGGTTGCAAAATTTCAAATACCATGACAGCGATTTGAAAAACGACCCCAAAGAATTTTACGAACTCGCTAAAAACGATTTGTATCGTGAAGATATTGTCGTTTTTTCGCCCCATGGGGACACTTACACCTTACCGGTAGGGGCGATCGTTTTAGATTTTGCTTACATGGTGCATAGCGATTTGGGCGATAAAGCCGCAAACGCTTATGTCAATAACAAAGAAGCCTTACTCAATCAAGAATTAAGGAGTGGGGATGTGGTTAAGATCGTGAAAGGCGATAAAGTAACGCCTCGTTTTATTTGGATGGATCAGCTTAAAACTTCCAAGGCTAAAAACCATTTGCGCATCCAAAGAAGAAACCGCCTAAAAGAAATTGACACTAAAAGCATGATAAATATTCTAGCGACTTTTTTCGGGCGTCCTGTTTTTGAAAATGTGGATTTGAAAGATTATAAAAACTTTGAAGAAAAATTAATGGATTATGGGGTGGAAACCACCTTAACAGAAGCGATGAAAAGCTTTGAAAATTTATCCAAACTCACTGAAGAAATTGAAAATAAGGTGTTTTCTTTAAAAGAAGAAGCGATTTTAGAATATCAAGAAATGAGTTTATGGACTCGAGGTTTAAGGTATTTGGGTTTTAAAACCAATGTTTTGAATTTTTTAACCCCCAATCGGCAATGGCAGTGCAAGGAATTAGAGCATTTTAGCGTTTGTTCAAGCAACGCTTTAGAAATCAAACAAGTGTTATTGAATGATTGTTGTTACCCTAAATATGGCGATGAGATTATTGCGATTGTAACGGATTTAAAAGATCCAAAGGTGGTTGCACACCATAAATTTTGCAAAAAAGCGATGGTGGAAGTGGACGCTAAAGTGCCGATGGTTTATATAGAATGGCATAAAAGGGATCGGACGATTTATAAAATGATGTTTTATTTAGGGGAGAAAAAGTCGGTCTTAGCGGGTTTATTAACTTTTTTAAACAGGAATGAATGCAATATTGTGGGCGTGTCTTACTTAGGCTATAAAGACAAATATTCCAGCCATTGTGAAGTGAGTTTTGAAGTGGCGACAGATAAATCAGATTGGATTAGGGCTTTAATCAATCGCAAATACCAAGACAGGATTGTAGAATTGTCTAGTTTGGGCGATGCTTATGAACTATAA
- the tyrS gene encoding tyrosine--tRNA ligase: MEQKISTALKEIARGANEIIGLEYIKKLVRKYYETNERFIVKAGFDPTAPDLHLGHTVLIQKLALLQQYGARVKFLIGDFTAMIGDPTGKNETRKPLNREQVLENAKTYEEQIYKILDQKHTEVCFNSTWLDHLGAKGMVELCAKFSVARMLERDDFTKRYKENRPISIVEFLYPLLQGYDSVAMDADIELGGNDQKFNLLVGRFLQRAYGLNKEQSVITMPLLEGLDGVQKMSKSLGNYVGITEEPNAMFGKLMSVSDDLMWRYYTLLSAKTLEEIEDLKHGILNQTLHPKAVKEDLASEIVARYYDNDQAIKAKEQFSKVFSANLLPEILSESDFDEGVGILDVLKQIGFCPSTSQARRDIQGGGVRINQEVIKNESYRFVKGNYVIQLGKKRFMKLNIN; encoded by the coding sequence ATGGAACAAAAAATCAGTACCGCCTTAAAAGAAATCGCTAGAGGCGCTAATGAAATTATTGGATTAGAATACATTAAAAAGCTGGTGAGAAAATATTATGAAACCAATGAACGCTTTATCGTTAAAGCTGGGTTTGATCCGACCGCTCCTGATTTGCATTTAGGACATACGGTATTGATCCAAAAATTGGCTTTGTTGCAACAATATGGGGCGAGAGTCAAGTTTTTGATTGGGGATTTTACCGCTATGATAGGCGATCCCACAGGAAAAAATGAAACAAGAAAGCCCCTAAATCGAGAGCAAGTCTTAGAAAACGCAAAAACTTATGAAGAGCAAATCTATAAGATTTTAGATCAAAAACACACGGAGGTGTGCTTTAATTCCACTTGGCTTGATCATTTAGGCGCAAAAGGTATGGTAGAATTGTGCGCGAAATTTTCAGTCGCTAGAATGCTAGAAAGGGACGATTTTACCAAACGCTACAAAGAAAACCGCCCCATTAGCATCGTGGAATTTTTATACCCCTTGCTGCAAGGCTATGATTCAGTGGCGATGGATGCAGATATTGAGCTTGGGGGCAATGATCAAAAGTTTAATTTGCTAGTGGGGCGCTTTTTGCAACGCGCTTATGGCTTGAATAAAGAGCAGTCTGTCATCACCATGCCGTTATTAGAAGGGCTTGATGGGGTGCAAAAAATGAGTAAAAGCTTGGGGAATTATGTGGGGATCACTGAAGAGCCTAATGCGATGTTTGGGAAGCTTATGAGCGTGAGCGATGATCTCATGTGGCGGTATTACACCCTTTTGAGCGCTAAGACCTTAGAAGAAATTGAAGACTTAAAACATGGCATTTTAAATCAAACCTTACACCCTAAAGCCGTTAAAGAAGATCTCGCTAGTGAAATCGTAGCTCGTTATTATGACAATGATCAAGCCATTAAGGCTAAAGAGCAATTTTCTAAAGTGTTTAGCGCGAACCTTTTGCCAGAAATCTTATCAGAGAGCGATTTTGATGAGGGGGTTGGGATTTTAGATGTGTTAAAACAAATTGGCTTTTGCCCATCCACTTCACAAGCCAGGCGCGATATACAAGGGGGGGGAGTGAGGATCAACCAAGAAGTAATAAAAAATGAGAGTTATCGTTTTGTTAAAGGAAATTATGTTATACAACTTGGTAAGAAAAGATTCATGAAACTAAATATTAACTAA
- a CDS encoding DNA-directed RNA polymerase subunit omega: MKKERTESLVAQALKNIGNDRYMLDNLVFARVKQLNAGAKTLVNMDPKRHKLVDIAIREIAEGKIDIDRIDERN, translated from the coding sequence TTGAAAAAAGAAAGAACAGAGAGTTTAGTCGCTCAAGCCTTAAAAAATATTGGGAACGACCGCTACATGCTGGATAATTTGGTTTTCGCTCGGGTGAAGCAATTGAACGCTGGGGCTAAAACCTTAGTGAACATGGACCCTAAGCGTCATAAATTAGTGGATATTGCTATCAGAGAAATCGCTGAAGGGAAAATTGATATAGACAGGATAGATGAACGAAATTGA
- a CDS encoding MqnA/MqnD/SBP family protein, translating into MRFGKIDYLNMLPFDAFIKSYPTPCHFKQFLRLKKTYPSKLNQSFLFRRIDAGFISSIAGYSFALHPYSLGIVAYKEVLSVLVVDTKNAFDKESASSNALSQVLELKGEVLIGNKALQFYYSNPKKDFIDLAALWYEKKRLPFVFGRLCYYQNKDFYKRLSLAFKHKKTKIPYYILKEASLKTNLKRQDILSYLKKIYYTLGKKERLGLKAFYRELLFKRIQKPKRF; encoded by the coding sequence GTGCGTTTTGGTAAAATTGACTATTTGAACATGCTCCCTTTTGATGCGTTTATCAAATCCTACCCCACCCCTTGTCATTTCAAGCAATTTTTACGGCTTAAAAAAACCTACCCCTCCAAACTCAATCAAAGTTTTTTATTCAGGCGTATTGATGCAGGCTTTATTTCTTCTATCGCTGGCTATTCATTCGCGCTTCATCCTTATTCTTTAGGCATTGTGGCTTATAAGGAAGTTTTGAGCGTGCTGGTTGTAGATACAAAAAACGCTTTTGACAAAGAGAGCGCTTCTTCAAACGCCCTTTCTCAAGTGTTGGAGTTAAAGGGCGAAGTTTTAATCGGCAATAAAGCGCTGCAATTTTATTATTCCAACCCTAAAAAAGATTTTATAGATTTAGCCGCTCTTTGGTATGAAAAAAAACGCTTACCCTTTGTTTTTGGGCGTTTGTGTTATTATCAAAACAAGGATTTTTACAAGCGCTTGTCTTTAGCGTTCAAACACAAAAAAACAAAAATCCCTTACTATATCCTTAAGGAAGCGAGCTTGAAAACCAACTTGAAACGCCAAGACATTCTGAGCTACTTAAAAAAAATTTACTATACTTTAGGCAAAAAAGAGCGATTGGGCTTGAAAGCGTTCTATCGTGAATTGTTATTCAAACGCATTCAAAAGCCTAAGCGTTTTTAA
- the pyrH gene encoding UMP kinase: MQAKIKNKRVLVKFSGEALAGDNQFGIDIHVLDHIAKEIRSLVENDIEVGIVIGGGNIIRGVSAAQGGIIRRTSGDYMGMLATVINAVAMQEALEHIGLDTRVQSAIEIKEICESYIYRKAIRHLEKGRVVIFGAGTGNPFFTTDTAATLRAIEIGSDLIIKATKVDGIYDKDPNKFKDAKKLDTLSYNDALIGDIEVMDDTAISLAKDNKLPIVVCNMFKKGNLLQVIKHQQGVFSMVK; the protein is encoded by the coding sequence ATGCAAGCAAAGATAAAAAACAAACGGGTTTTGGTGAAATTTTCTGGGGAAGCGTTAGCTGGGGACAACCAGTTTGGGATTGACATTCATGTGTTAGATCATATCGCTAAAGAGATCAGAAGTTTAGTGGAAAACGATATTGAAGTGGGTATTGTGATTGGTGGAGGCAATATCATTAGGGGGGTTAGCGCGGCTCAAGGGGGGATCATCAGGCGCACGAGTGGGGATTATATGGGCATGTTAGCCACTGTGATCAATGCAGTAGCGATGCAAGAAGCTTTAGAGCATATTGGATTAGACACAAGAGTCCAGAGCGCGATTGAAATTAAAGAGATTTGTGAAAGTTATATTTACAGAAAAGCGATCAGGCATTTAGAAAAGGGTAGGGTGGTGATTTTTGGTGCAGGCACGGGAAACCCGTTTTTCACTACCGATACAGCCGCCACTTTAAGGGCGATTGAAATTGGATCGGATCTAATCATTAAAGCGACTAAAGTGGATGGCATTTATGATAAAGATCCTAACAAGTTTAAAGACGCTAAAAAATTAGACACTTTAAGCTATAACGATGCCTTGATAGGGGATATTGAAGTGATGGACGACACAGCGATTTCTTTAGCTAAAGACAATAAACTCCCCATTGTGGTGTGTAACATGTTCAAAAAGGGGAATTTATTGCAAGTGATTAAGCACCAACAAGGCGTATTTTCTATGGTAAAATAA
- the fabX gene encoding decanoate oxidase/trans-2-decenoyl-[acyl-carrier protein] isomerase FabX has product MVSTLKPLKIGKHTIRFPIFQGGMGVGISWDELAGNVAKEGALGVISAVGTGYYKNMRFVERIVAKKPFEALNFYSKKALNEIFANARKICGNNPLGANILYAINDYGRVLRDSCEAGADIIITGAGLPTNMPEFAKDFSDVALIPIISSAKALKILCKRWSDRYKRIPDAFIVEGPLSGGHQGFKYEDCFKEEFQLENLVPKVVEASKEWGNIPIIAAGGIWDRKDIDTMLSLGASGVQMATRFLGTKECDAKAYADLLPTLKKEDILLIKSPVGYPARAINTGVIKRIEEGNAPKIACVSNCVAPCNRGEEAKKVGYCIADGLGRSYLGNREEGLYFTGANGYRVDKIISVHELIKELTEG; this is encoded by the coding sequence ATGGTATCAACACTCAAACCGCTAAAAATCGGTAAGCACACCATAAGATTCCCTATCTTTCAAGGGGGCATGGGGGTGGGAATTAGCTGGGACGAACTAGCTGGAAATGTTGCTAAAGAAGGGGCTTTAGGAGTGATTTCAGCCGTAGGGACTGGCTATTATAAAAACATGCGTTTTGTGGAAAGGATTGTGGCTAAAAAACCCTTTGAAGCGTTGAATTTTTACTCCAAAAAAGCGTTGAATGAGATCTTTGCAAACGCTAGGAAGATTTGCGGTAACAACCCTTTAGGGGCGAATATCTTATACGCTATCAATGACTATGGCCGTGTTTTAAGGGATTCTTGCGAGGCGGGAGCGGATATTATTATTACAGGGGCTGGCTTGCCCACGAACATGCCTGAATTCGCTAAGGATTTTAGCGATGTGGCGCTCATCCCTATTATTTCTTCAGCGAAAGCCTTAAAAATCCTTTGCAAAAGGTGGAGCGATCGTTATAAAAGAATCCCGGATGCATTTATTGTGGAAGGGCCTTTGAGTGGGGGGCATCAAGGCTTTAAATATGAAGATTGTTTTAAAGAAGAGTTTCAGTTAGAAAACTTAGTCCCTAAAGTCGTGGAAGCTTCTAAAGAATGGGGGAATATCCCCATTATTGCAGCTGGGGGGATTTGGGATAGGAAAGATATAGACACCATGTTAAGCCTTGGAGCGAGTGGGGTGCAGATGGCGACTCGTTTTTTAGGCACTAAAGAGTGCGACGCTAAAGCGTATGCTGATCTTTTGCCCACGCTCAAAAAAGAAGATATTTTGCTCATTAAATCGCCTGTGGGTTATCCGGCTAGGGCTATTAATACGGGAGTGATCAAGCGCATTGAAGAGGGTAATGCGCCTAAAATCGCATGCGTGAGCAATTGCGTAGCGCCTTGCAATAGGGGTGAAGAAGCTAAAAAGGTGGGCTATTGCATCGCTGATGGTTTGGGGCGCAGTTATTTGGGTAACAGAGAAGAGGGGCTTTATTTCACCGGGGCTAATGGCTATAGAGTGGATAAGATTATCAGCGTGCATGAATTAATCAAAGAGCTTACAGAGGGTTAA